A region from the Eptesicus fuscus isolate TK198812 chromosome 1, DD_ASM_mEF_20220401, whole genome shotgun sequence genome encodes:
- the LOC129149846 gene encoding melanoma-associated antigen 4-like has product MPHHQRNELYKSEENIDLVVVQLLGPEEVEEVEAISPSSSVSSSLSVLFHESLDEVAADESASPPHSPQGACLPLAAMAASPCSQPEDEGSSSLDKEGPSSRQGSEEAKSSLQGALHLKKAYLVAFLLLKYRTREQTTKAEMLSRVIKEHQDYFPEIIGEASEVMQLVFGIDVKEVDPSAHTYVVVTTLGLTYDGMVGDGHRFPNTGLLVTVLWLIASEGDCVPEEEVWKALRVRGVHDGKKHWIYGEPRELLTKVWVQEQYLEYRQVPNRHPARYQFLWGPRAHAETTKLKVLELLFRDYRGDPSSVPSLSEEVLSDEEEQA; this is encoded by the coding sequence ATGCCTCACCATCAGAGGAATGAGTTGTACAAGTCTGAGGAGAACATCGACCTGGTGGTGGTGCAGCTGCTTGGGCCTGAGGAGGTAGAGGAGGTGGAGGCTatatctccctcctcctctgtctcttcctccctctcagtCCTATTCCACGAGAGTCTGGATGAGGTGGCTGCTGATGAGTCAGCAAGTCCTCCCCACAgccctcagggtgcctgcctcccCCTCGCTGCCATGGCAGCCTCTCCATGTAGCCAACCTGAAGATGAGGGCTCCAGCAGCCTAGATAAGGAGGGGCCAAGCAGCAGGCAGGGCTCTGAAGAGGCCAAGTCCTCTCTCCAAGGCGCCCTACATTTGAAGAAGGCTTACCTGGTGGCATTTCTGCTCCTGAAGTATCGCACCAGGGAGCAGACCACAAAGGCAGAAATGCTGAGTAGGGTCATCAAAGAGCACCAGGACTACTTCCCTGAGATCATTGGCGAAGCCTCTGAGGTCATGCAGCTGGTCTTTGGCATTGATGTCAAGGAAGTGGACCCCAGTGCCCACACCTATGTCGTGGTCACCACCTTGGGCCTCACCtatgatgggatggtgggcgatGGGCACAGGTTTCCCAACACTGGCCTCCTGGTCACAGTTCTGTGGCTGATTGCCTCAGAGGGTGACTGTGTTCCTGAGGAGGAAGTTTGGAAAGCCCTGCGGGTAAGGGGGGTGCATGATGGGAAAAAGCATTGGATCTATGGGGAGCCTAGAGAGCTCCTCACCAAAGTTTGGGTGCAGGAACAGTACCTGGAGTACCGGCAGGTGCCCAACAGACATCCTGCACGCTACCAGTTcctgtggggtcccagggccCACGCCGAGACCACCAAGTTGAAAGTCCTTGAGCTTTTATTCAGGGATTATAGAGGGGATCCAAGTTCTGTCCCATCCCTGTCTGAAGAGGTTCTGAGTGATGAGGAAGAGCAGGCCTGA
- the LOC129149847 gene encoding melanoma-associated antigen 4-like, which produces MPHHQRNELYKSEENIDLVVVQLLGPEEVEEVEAISPSSSVSSSLSVLFHESLDEVAADESASPPHSPQGACLPLAAMAASPCSQPEDEGSSNLDKEGPSSREGSEEAKSSLQGALHLKKAYLVAFLLLKYRTREQTTKAEMLSRVIKEHQDYFPEIIGEASEVMQLVFGIDVKEVDPSAHTYVVVTTLGLTYDGMVGDGHRFPNTGLLVTVLWLIASEGDCVPEEEVWKALRVRGVHDGKKHWIYGEPRELLTKVWVQEQYLEYRQVPNSHPARYQFLWGPRAHAETTKLKVLELLFRDYRGDPSSVPSLSEEVLSDEEEQA; this is translated from the coding sequence ATGCCTCACCATCAGAGGAATGAGTTGTACAAGTCTGAGGAGAACATCGACCTGGTGGTGGTGCAGCTGCTTGGGCCTGAGGAGGTAGAGGAGGTGGAGGCTatatctccctcctcctctgtctcttcctccctctcagtCCTATTCCACGAGAGTCTGGATGAGGTGGCTGCTGATGAGTCAGCAAGTCCTCCCCACAgccctcagggtgcctgcctcccCCTCGCTGCCATGGCAGCCTCTCCATGTAGCCAACCTGAAGATGAGGGCTCCAGCAATCTAGATAAAGAGGGGCCAAGCAGCAGGGAGGGCTCTGAAGAGGCCAAGTCCTCTCTCCAAGGCGCCCTACATTTGAAGAAGGCTTACCTGGTGGCATTTCTGCTCCTGAAGTATCGCACCAGGGAGCAGACCACAAAGGCAGAAATGCTGAGTAGGGTCATCAAAGAGCACCAGGACTACTTCCCTGAGATCATTGGCGAAGCCTCTGAGGTCATGCAGCTGGTCTTTGGCATTGATGTCAAGGAAGTGGACCCCAGTGCCCACACCTATGTCGTGGTCACCACCTTGGGCCTCACCtatgatgggatggtgggcgatGGGCACAGGTTTCCCAACACTGGCCTCCTGGTCACAGTTCTGTGGCTGATTGCCTCAGAGGGTGACTGTGTTCCTGAGGAGGAAGTTTGGAAAGCCCTGCGGGTAAGGGGGGTGCATGATGGGAAAAAGCATTGGATCTATGGGGAGCCTAGAGAGCTCCTCACCAAAGTTTGGGTGCAGGAACAGTACCTGGAGTACCGGCAGGTGCCCAACAGCCATCCTGCACGCTACCAGTTcctgtggggtcccagggccCACGCCGAGACCACCAAGTTGAAAGTCCTTGAGCTTTTATTCAGGGATTATAGAGGGGATCCAAGTTCTGTCCCATCCCTGTCTGAAGAGGTTCTGAGTGATGAGGAAGAGCAGGCCTGA